In Streptomyces violaceusniger Tu 4113, one DNA window encodes the following:
- a CDS encoding LPXTG cell wall anchor domain-containing protein encodes MTKKTRLRVARIAAGAVIAAGASLTAAGAASAVGVDVGIGGVNVSANADEKGLDVGVGIGKPTDEPTDEPTSIPTGEPTDPPTDEPTDPPTDDPTQPPTGEPTDPPTDEPTQPPTSEPTGAPTDEPTASPSSPGQGGGSGGGDDSTCTVDLDSTNCDDNTGTDNVGSKPVEQGKAKEQLAETGSSETTFLLVGAATMIAGGIGFRFVPRLVNRNNVA; translated from the coding sequence ATGACGAAGAAGACGCGGCTGCGCGTTGCGCGCATAGCTGCCGGTGCGGTGATCGCCGCCGGCGCATCGCTCACCGCCGCCGGCGCCGCCTCGGCCGTTGGTGTGGATGTCGGTATCGGCGGTGTGAACGTTTCCGCCAACGCGGACGAGAAGGGCCTGGATGTCGGTGTCGGCATCGGCAAGCCGACGGACGAGCCGACCGACGAGCCGACCTCGATCCCGACGGGCGAGCCGACCGACCCGCCCACCGACGAGCCGACCGACCCGCCGACGGACGACCCGACTCAGCCGCCGACCGGTGAGCCGACCGACCCGCCGACGGATGAGCCCACTCAGCCGCCGACGAGTGAGCCGACCGGCGCGCCCACCGACGAGCCGACCGCCTCGCCGAGCTCGCCCGGCCAGGGTGGCGGCAGCGGTGGTGGCGACGACAGCACCTGCACGGTGGACCTCGACAGCACCAACTGCGACGACAACACCGGCACCGACAACGTCGGCTCCAAGCCGGTGGAGCAGGGCAAGGCCAAGGAGCAGCTGGCCGAGACCGGTTCCTCCGAGACCACGTTCCTGCTGGTCGGCGCCGCTACGATGATCGCCGGCGGTATCGGCTTCCGCTTTGTGCCGCGTCTGGTGAACCGCAACAACGTCGCCTGA
- the prfB gene encoding peptide chain release factor 2: MAVVDVSEELKSLSSTMGSIEAVLDLDKMRADIAVLEEQAAAPSLWDDPENAQKVTSKLSYLQGHLRRAEELRGRIDDLEVLFELAADEGDADARAEAESELEAVRKAVDEMEVRTLLSGEYDSREALVNVRAEAGGVDAADFAEQLQRMYLRWAERHGYKTQIYETSYAEEAGIKSTTFAVQIPYAYGTLSVEQGTHRLVRISPFDNQGRRQTSFAGVEVLPVVEQTDHIEIDESELRVDVYRSSGPGGQGVNTTDSAVRLTHIPTGIVVSCQNERSQIQNKASAMNVLQAKLLERRRQEEQAKMDALKGDGGNSWGNQMRSYVLHPYQMVKDLRTEFEVGNPQAVLDGEIDGFLEAGIRWRKQQEQGK, from the coding sequence GTGGCAGTCGTCGATGTATCCGAAGAGCTGAAGTCCCTCTCCTCGACCATGGGGTCGATCGAGGCCGTCCTGGACCTCGACAAGATGAGGGCCGACATCGCCGTGCTCGAGGAGCAGGCGGCGGCCCCGTCCCTGTGGGACGACCCGGAGAACGCGCAGAAGGTCACCAGCAAGCTCTCCTATCTCCAGGGGCATCTGCGCCGGGCCGAGGAGCTGCGCGGCCGGATCGACGATCTCGAGGTGCTGTTCGAGCTCGCCGCCGACGAGGGCGACGCGGACGCCCGCGCCGAGGCCGAGTCCGAGCTGGAGGCCGTGCGCAAGGCGGTCGACGAGATGGAGGTGCGCACCCTCCTGTCCGGCGAGTACGACTCCCGTGAGGCGCTCGTGAACGTCCGCGCCGAGGCGGGCGGGGTGGACGCCGCCGACTTCGCCGAGCAGCTCCAGCGGATGTATCTGCGCTGGGCCGAGCGCCACGGCTACAAGACCCAGATCTACGAGACGTCGTACGCGGAGGAGGCCGGCATCAAGTCGACCACCTTCGCCGTGCAGATCCCGTACGCCTACGGGACGCTCTCCGTCGAGCAGGGCACCCATCGCCTGGTGCGGATCTCGCCGTTCGACAACCAGGGCCGCCGCCAGACCTCCTTCGCGGGTGTCGAGGTGCTGCCGGTCGTCGAGCAGACCGACCACATCGAGATCGACGAGTCCGAGCTGCGGGTGGATGTCTACCGCTCCTCGGGCCCCGGCGGCCAGGGCGTCAACACCACCGACTCCGCGGTGCGGTTGACCCACATCCCCACCGGCATCGTCGTCTCCTGTCAGAACGAGCGCTCGCAGATCCAGAACAAGGCGTCCGCGATGAACGTCCTCCAGGCCAAGCTGCTCGAGCGGCGCCGCCAGGAGGAGCAGGCCAAGATGGACGCGCTCAAGGGCGACGGCGGCAATTCCTGGGGCAACCAGATGCGTTCGTACGTCCTGCACCCGTACCAGATGGTCAAGGACCTGCGCACCGAGTTCGAGGTCGGCAATCCGCAGGCGGTGCTCGACGGTGAGATCGACGGCTTCCTGGAGGCCGGAATCCGCTGGCGCAAGCAGCAGGAGCAAGGGAAGTAA
- the ftsE gene encoding cell division ATP-binding protein FtsE, producing MIRFDNVTKTYPKQNRPALRDVSLEIEKGEFVFLVGSSGSGKSTFLRLLLREERASHGAVHVLGKDLARLSNWKVPQMRRQLGTVFQDFRLLPNKTVGENVAFALEVIGKPRTAIRKTVPEVLDLVGLGGKDDRMPGELSGGEQQRVAIARAFVNRPMLLIADEPTGNLDPQTSVGIMKLLDRINRTGTTVVMATHDQQIVDQMRKRVIELEKGRLVRDQSRGVYGYQH from the coding sequence GTGATCCGATTCGACAACGTAACCAAGACATACCCCAAGCAGAACCGTCCCGCACTTCGGGATGTCTCGCTTGAGATCGAGAAGGGCGAGTTCGTCTTCCTCGTGGGTTCCTCGGGGTCGGGAAAGTCCACTTTCCTCCGGCTGCTCCTCCGCGAGGAGCGCGCCAGCCATGGCGCGGTCCATGTGCTCGGCAAAGATCTCGCGCGGCTGTCCAACTGGAAGGTGCCGCAGATGCGCCGCCAGTTGGGGACCGTCTTCCAGGATTTCCGGCTGCTCCCCAACAAGACGGTCGGGGAGAATGTCGCCTTCGCGCTCGAGGTGATCGGCAAGCCGCGCACCGCCATTCGGAAAACCGTCCCCGAGGTGCTCGATCTGGTGGGACTGGGCGGTAAAGACGACCGTATGCCCGGCGAGCTCTCCGGTGGTGAACAGCAGCGGGTGGCCATCGCCCGCGCGTTCGTCAACCGTCCGATGCTGCTGATCGCCGACGAGCCGACGGGAAACCTGGACCCGCAGACGTCCGTCGGCATCATGAAGCTGCTGGACCGGATCAACCGGACCGGCACCACTGTCGTCATGGCGACACACGACCAGCAGATCGTGGACCAGATGCGCAAGCGCGTGATCGAACTTGAGAAGGGCCGCCTCGTCCGCGACCAGTCCCGCGGCGTCTACGGCTACCAG
- a CDS encoding serine/threonine-protein kinase — translation MSRKIGSRYTAHQLLGRGSAGTVWLGEGPEGPVAIKLLREDLSSDQELVERFVQERTVLLGLDHPRVVGVRDLVVDGNDLALVMDLIRGTDLRTRLDRERRLAPEAAVAIAVDVADALSAAHAAGVVHRDVKPENVLLDMGGPLGPGGAHPALLTDFGIARLVDEPTPIRAQPARDRASSQGRSPNPRSVIGTPDYLAPEIVEGLPPRASVDVYALATVLYEMLAGFTPFGGGHPGAILRRHVTETVAPLPGIPDELWQLLLQCLAKAPASRLRASELATRLRELLPSLAGYPPLDIDEPDEQQEGEQREGAEAKTPHRGVSVSAAGPAPSPSRRRGAVPLVPGAVPDSSRETHTSMRVPSADELAGGAHGTARAPRVHGQRRAGSARNPAVAGALRRRRLKVAAITLAALVAVGLGGWLVAGGDDGGDQPKGGEHSVSQDPGTP, via the coding sequence TTGTCACGGAAGATCGGCAGTCGGTACACCGCGCACCAGCTCCTGGGGCGCGGCAGCGCCGGCACGGTGTGGCTGGGCGAGGGACCCGAGGGCCCCGTCGCCATCAAGCTCCTGCGTGAGGATCTCTCCTCCGACCAGGAGCTCGTGGAGCGCTTCGTCCAGGAGCGCACCGTACTGCTCGGCCTCGACCACCCCCGGGTGGTCGGAGTGCGCGACCTGGTGGTCGACGGCAATGACCTCGCGCTGGTCATGGACCTGATCCGCGGGACGGATCTGCGCACCCGCCTCGACCGCGAGCGCCGGCTCGCCCCCGAGGCCGCCGTCGCCATCGCGGTGGACGTCGCCGACGCGCTGTCCGCCGCGCACGCCGCCGGGGTCGTCCACCGCGACGTCAAGCCGGAGAATGTGCTGCTGGACATGGGGGGCCCGCTCGGCCCCGGCGGTGCGCACCCCGCCCTGCTCACCGACTTCGGCATCGCCCGCCTGGTGGACGAGCCGACCCCGATCCGCGCCCAGCCGGCCCGCGACCGGGCCTCCTCCCAGGGCCGCTCGCCGAACCCGCGCAGCGTGATCGGCACCCCGGACTATCTCGCCCCCGAGATCGTCGAGGGGCTGCCGCCCCGGGCCAGCGTGGATGTGTACGCCCTCGCGACCGTCCTCTACGAGATGCTGGCCGGCTTCACGCCCTTCGGCGGCGGTCATCCGGGCGCGATCCTGCGCCGCCATGTGACCGAGACCGTGGCGCCGCTGCCCGGGATCCCCGACGAGCTGTGGCAGCTCCTCCTCCAGTGCCTGGCCAAGGCGCCCGCCTCCCGGCTGCGCGCCTCCGAGCTGGCCACCCGGCTGCGCGAGCTGCTGCCCAGTCTGGCCGGATATCCGCCGCTGGACATCGACGAGCCCGATGAGCAGCAGGAGGGCGAGCAGCGGGAGGGCGCGGAGGCAAAGACCCCGCACCGCGGCGTCTCCGTGTCCGCCGCAGGGCCCGCCCCTTCGCCCTCGCGGCGGCGCGGCGCGGTGCCGCTGGTCCCCGGCGCGGTGCCGGACTCCAGCCGCGAGACCCACACCAGCATGCGGGTGCCCAGCGCGGACGAGCTCGCGGGCGGCGCCCATGGCACCGCCCGCGCCCCCCGGGTGCACGGCCAGCGCCGGGCGGGCTCGGCCCGTAACCCCGCGGTCGCGGGCGCGCTGCGCCGCCGCCGGCTCAAGGTGGCCGCGATCACGCTGGCCGCCCTGGTCGCGGTGGGGCTCGGCGGCTGGCTGGTGGCGGGCGGCGACGACGGAGGCGATCAGCCCAAGGGCGGCGAGCACTCCGTCTCCCAGGACCCCGGTACGCCATGA